aaTGCACTTAtcgcttccttttctgcatTATCTGCTGCGTTTTTTACAGCATTCACATTTGAGGCATCTACCTTagctgcttcttttttcgcttcttcggATGAGTTTTGTGCTTCAGTTCTAGCTTGTGCAGCATCTTTTATGGCTTTTTCAGCTTCTGCTATAGCTACTTCTGCCTTTGTTATTTCTAATGCTTTTTCCGCGTtttcctttgcctttttagcattttctgctgctttttttgctttttccagAGCTTCTTGTGCTagttctttttgtttttctgcGTCTTCTTTAttcgtttttgctttttttgcttcttctgctgccTTTGCAGCTGCAtctgccttttccttttcaatttttgcttcaccgAATGCCTTctctgcttccttttttgcatctATGGCTTGTTTCACGgctgcttttattttttctgcgttttttgcgttttctgTTATTTCCTTTGCTGCATCTTGAGCTTCTTGAGCAACTTTAGCTGCTTTtactgcttcttctgtggtttgtgttgctttttttaattcttcttcgGCTTGTTTTGCAAGCTCttgtgcttcttctgctgccTTTGCAGCAGCTGcatctgctttttctttttcagtttttgCTATTgccacttcttcctttgttATTTCTAATGCTTCCTccgctttttcttttgcctttttagcattttctgctgctttttttgctttttccagAGCTTCTTGtactatttctttttgttttagtGTGTCTTCtttattcgtttttcctttttttgcttcttccgctGCCTTTGCAGCTGCATCNNNNNNNNNNNNNNNNNNNNNNNNNNNNNNNNNNNNNNNNNNNNNNNNNNNNNNNNNNNNNNNNNNNNNNNNNNNNNNNNNNNNNNNNNNNNNNNNNNNNNNNNNNNNNNNNNNNNNNNNNNNNNNNNNNNNNNNNNNNNNNNNNNNNNNNNNNNNNNNNNNNNNNNNNNNNNNNNNNNNNNNNNNNNNNNNNNNNNNNNNNNNNNNNNNNNNNNNNNNNNNNNNNNNNNNNNNNNNNNNNNNNNNNNNNNNNNNNNNNNNNNNNNNNNNNNNNNNNNNNNNNNNNNNNNNNNNNNNNNNNNNNNNNNNNNNNNNNNNNNNNNNNNNNNNNNNNNNNNNNNNNNNNNNNNNNNNNNNNNNNNNNNNNNNNNNNNNNNNNNNNNNNNNNNNNNNNNNNNNNNNNNNNNNNNNNNNNNNNNNNNNNNNNNNNNNNNNNNNNNNNNNNNNNNNNNNNNNNNNNNNNNNNNNNNNNNNNNNNNNNNNNNNNNNNNNNNNNNNNNNNNNNNNNNNNNNNNNNNNNNNNNNNNNNNNNNNNNNNNNNNNNNNNNNNNNNNNNNNNNNNNNNNNNNNNNNNNNNNNNNNNNNNNNNNNNNNNNNNNNNNNNNNNNNNNNNNNNNNNNNNNNNNNNNNNNNNNNNNNNNNNNNNNNNNNNNNNNNNNNNNNNNNNNNNNNNNNNNNNNNNNNNNNNNNNNNNNNNNNNNNNNNNNNNNNNNNNNNNNNNNNNNNNNNNNNNNNNNNNNNNNNNNNNNNNNNNNNNNNNNNNNNNNNNNNNNNNNNNNNNNNNNNNNNNNNNNNNNNNNNNNNNNNNNNNNNNNNNNNNNNNNNNNNNNNNNNNNNNNNNNNNNNNNNNNNNNNNNNNNNNNNNNNNNNNNNNNNNNNNNNNNNNNNNNNNNNNNNNNNNNNNNNNNNNNNNNNNNNNNNNNNNNNNNNNNNNNNNNNNNNNNNNNNNNNNNNNNNNNNNNNNNNNNNNNNNNNNNNNNNNNNNNNNNNNNNNNNNNNNNNNNNNNNNNNNNNNNNNNNNNNNNNNNNNNNNNNNNNNNNNNNNNNNNNNNNNNNNNNNNNNNNNNNNNNNNNNNNNNNNNNNNNNNNNNNNNNNNNNNNNNNNNNNNNNNNNNNNNNNNNNNNNNNNNNNNNNNNNNNNNNNNNNNNNNNNNNNNNNNNNNNNNNNNNNNNNNNNNNNNNNNNNNNNNNNNNNNNNNNNNNNNNNNNNNNNNNNNNNNNNNNNNNNNNNNNNNNNNNNNNNNNNNNNNNNNNNNNNNNNNNNNNNNNNNNNNNNNNNNNNNNNNNNNNNNNNNNNNNNNNNNNNNNNNNNNNNNNNNNNNNNNNNNNNNNNNNNNNNNNNNNNNNNNNNNNNNNNNNNNNNNNNNNNNNNNNNNNNNNNNNNNNNNNNNNNNNNNNNNNNNNNNNNNNNNNNNNNNNNNNNNNNNNNNNNNNNNNNNNNNNNNNNNNNNNNNNNNNNNNNNNNNNNNNGTAGTCTTCTTGTTGCTTagttctttttgtttttctgcGTCTTCTTTAttcgtttttgctttttttgcttcttcttctgctgctttttttgctttttccatagcttcttttgctttttccagAGCTTCTTGTGCTTCATTAGATGCCTTctctgcttccttttttgcatctGTAGCTTGTTCCAAGGCtgcttctattttttctgcaatttttgcgttttctGTTATTTCTTTTGCTTCAACTTTAGCATCTTTAGCTGCTTTTACTGCTTCATTTATGGCttgtgttgctttttttaattcttcttccgcttcttgtgctttttttaattctttttcgGCTTCTGTTGCTAACTGTTGTGCTTCTCTTGCTGCCTTTTGTGCCTCTTGTTCGTCTTCTGATTGCGAATGAGATTCTTCTAGTTTTGCCTCTTTTACCGCATAAGCTGACTCTtcttttacttctttttttgcttcaactatttcttcttcttcctttggtACTGTTACTACTTCTGTTGCTTCTGGTTCTACACTCATTGTTATTTCATCTTCTTTTAGTAACCCTTTTTCTATGAGTACCCTTAATTCTTCGGGATACTCGGGATCCGGTTGTACCTCGGTTACCATGGTGTCCACGCTTATATTGGTTGCTGCTAATGAGATTGCAtcttgctcatttttatttttcaacattttcgcttttgtttctgcttctgcttttttgGCCGCTCTCGTAGCAGCCAGTTTTGCTGATTCTGAAGTTTTTGCTGCAGCTGCTGCTTCGTCTTTCGCATTCATAGCACTAGCtactgctttttttgcttcttcttttgctaCTTCTAATTTTACTATTTCTGCTTTTATTtgcgcttctccttttgccTTCTTGGCGTCCATTGCGTCTTTCACAGCATCAGatgctaaattttttaattcatctgCATTTTCTggttttatttcttttaccTCGCCTGTTATTCCTTCTGTTGCTTTTTGTTCtgcttctgtttcttttccttcagcCATATTTCCTTTCTCTCCTGATTCTGCTGCTGTTTTTAATGATGCTCCTGCTTCAGTTACTGCAGTTTCAGCTTCTTTATTTGTTACTTGTGCTTTATTAACTAATTCatctatttgtttttttaagtcttcattattattactatctTCTGCCTGCGTTTGGAGTTCCTCTCTTTCCGATTTGGGTGGCAATACGTTGTCGTTTCCCTTTCGGTCTATCTGATCACTGTCTTCTGAGTTTAAACCACTTTGCGCATCCTGCAAAATGAGGTTTTTGCCTGTCCGGCCG
The sequence above is drawn from the Plasmodium cynomolgi strain B DNA, chromosome 10, whole genome shotgun sequence genome and encodes:
- a CDS encoding merozoite surface protein 3 (MSP3;~putative), producing MKHLGGIPLLVLFVKLYIYQNNVVSNEIVNFKNPYLRNGRTGKNLILQDAQSGLNSEDSDQIDRKGNDNVLPPKSEREELQTQAEDSNNNEDLKKQIDELVNKAQVTNKEAETAVTEAGASLKTAAESGEKGNMAEGKETEAEQKATEGITGEVKEIKPENADELKNLASDAVKDAMDAKKAKGEAQIKAEIVKLEVAKEEAKKAVASAMNAKDEAAAAAKTSESAKLAATRAAKKAEAETKAKMLKNKNEQDAISLAATNISVDTMVTEVQPDPEYPEELRVLIEKGLLKEDEITMSVEPEATEVVTVPKEEEEIVEAKKEVKEESAYAVKEAKLEESHSQSEDEQEAQKAAREAQQLATEAEKELKKAQEAEEELKKATQAINEAMQKRKQRRHLMKHKKLWKKQKKLWKKQKKQQKKKQKKQKRIKKTQKNKKN